One Bradyrhizobium sp. CCGB12 genomic window carries:
- a CDS encoding amino acid ABC transporter ATP-binding protein — MNANGATLAADNIHKAFGDHEVLKGVSLSVARGEVVTLIGASGSGKSTFLRCLNLLEMPQQGELAIGAHKFAFGKGVRAAGDAQLALLRRSVGMVFQHFNLFPHMSVLGNITEGPVQVKGMTQSEANELGRDLLAKVGLADKADAFPSRLSGGQKQRVAIARALAMKPGVMLFDEPTSALDPELVGEVLSVIRSLAAEGMTMVLVTHEMAFAADVSTRVGFMNDGVMAEIGTPEETIRQPRSERLKAFLSRFHEPH; from the coding sequence ATGAACGCGAACGGCGCGACGCTGGCCGCTGATAACATCCACAAGGCATTCGGCGATCACGAGGTCCTCAAGGGCGTATCGCTCTCGGTCGCACGCGGCGAGGTCGTCACCCTGATCGGCGCCTCCGGCTCGGGCAAGTCCACCTTCCTGCGCTGCCTGAATTTGCTGGAAATGCCGCAGCAGGGCGAGCTCGCGATCGGCGCGCACAAATTCGCCTTCGGCAAAGGCGTGCGCGCCGCGGGCGATGCGCAGCTGGCGCTACTTCGCCGCAGCGTCGGCATGGTGTTTCAGCATTTCAATCTGTTCCCGCATATGTCGGTGCTCGGCAATATCACCGAGGGTCCGGTGCAGGTGAAGGGCATGACGCAGAGCGAAGCCAACGAACTCGGCCGCGACCTGCTCGCCAAGGTCGGCCTCGCCGACAAGGCCGACGCCTTTCCGAGCCGCCTGTCCGGCGGCCAGAAGCAGCGCGTCGCGATCGCCCGCGCACTCGCGATGAAGCCCGGCGTGATGCTGTTCGATGAGCCGACCTCGGCGCTCGATCCCGAGCTCGTCGGCGAGGTGCTGTCCGTCATCCGCAGCCTCGCCGCCGAAGGCATGACCATGGTGCTGGTCACGCACGAGATGGCATTCGCTGCCGACGTCTCCACCCGCGTCGGCTTCATGAACGATGGCGTCATGGCCGAGATCGGGACGCCCGAGGAGACCATCCGCCAGCCGCGCAGCGAGCGGCTGAAGGCGTTCCTGAGCAGGTTTCACGAGCCGCATTAG
- a CDS encoding amino acid ABC transporter permease: MYVWEFAALKPYWGLIWQGLLVTLFYTVITVAAGLVIGLIVGILRTTAPRWVSVPLRLYIEVFRCTPLLVQLVWMYYALPVLIGVDMSPAMACFIALSLYAGSFYAEIFRGGIEAVDTGQWEAGRAIGMRRGKIFRRIVLPQATQVMIPSFINQTIMQLKNTSLVSVVAVGDLLYQGSVITATSYKPLEVYTTIAVLYFVVLFPLTLVADRVELKMGAHR; encoded by the coding sequence ATGTATGTCTGGGAGTTCGCGGCGCTCAAGCCGTATTGGGGCCTGATCTGGCAAGGGCTCCTGGTCACATTGTTCTACACGGTGATCACGGTAGCCGCGGGCCTCGTGATCGGACTGATCGTCGGCATCCTGCGCACGACGGCACCGCGCTGGGTCTCGGTGCCGCTGCGTCTCTACATCGAGGTGTTCCGCTGCACGCCGCTCCTGGTGCAGCTGGTCTGGATGTACTACGCCCTGCCCGTCCTGATCGGCGTCGACATGTCGCCGGCGATGGCCTGCTTCATCGCGCTGTCGCTCTATGCCGGCTCGTTCTACGCCGAAATCTTTCGCGGCGGCATCGAGGCCGTCGACACTGGCCAGTGGGAGGCCGGGCGTGCCATCGGCATGCGCCGCGGCAAGATCTTCCGCCGCATCGTGCTGCCGCAGGCAACCCAGGTGATGATTCCCTCCTTCATCAACCAGACCATCATGCAGCTCAAGAACACCTCGCTGGTGTCGGTGGTCGCGGTCGGCGATCTCCTTTACCAGGGCTCGGTGATCACGGCGACGAGCTACAAGCCGCTCGAGGTCTACACCACGATCGCCGTGCTCTATTTCGTCGTGCTGTTCCCGCTGACGCTGGTCGCGGACCGCGTCGAGCTGAAGATGGGAGCGCATCGATGA
- a CDS encoding transporter substrate-binding domain-containing protein: protein MNRRDALTTVALAGAAIAAASSSAKADTAPTSTLDRIKKNGVLRIAVIVGQEPYFHKDLATNEWSGACIEMAKDIAGKLGAKVETLESTWGNQILDLQADKVDLAFAVNPTPERALVIDFSTPILVHSFTVITKKGFAKPQTWAELNKPEVKIAVDIGSTHETIARRYCPKANILGFKNRDEAILAVATGRADCNVSLAVLSVSTLKKNPNLGDLAIPRPLLTLPTNMGIRAESDRRYRDFLSAWADYNRSMGQTREWMLKGFEAVGLTADDLPGEVQF from the coding sequence ATGAATCGCAGGGACGCTCTCACCACCGTCGCGCTGGCAGGCGCAGCAATTGCCGCCGCGAGCAGCTCGGCCAAGGCCGACACCGCACCGACCTCCACGCTCGACCGCATCAAGAAGAATGGCGTGCTGCGGATCGCCGTGATCGTCGGCCAGGAGCCCTACTTCCACAAGGATCTCGCCACCAACGAGTGGTCGGGCGCCTGCATCGAGATGGCCAAGGACATCGCCGGCAAGCTCGGCGCCAAGGTCGAGACTCTGGAATCGACCTGGGGCAACCAGATCCTCGACCTCCAGGCGGACAAGGTCGACCTCGCTTTCGCCGTGAACCCGACGCCGGAGCGCGCGCTCGTCATCGACTTCTCGACGCCGATCCTAGTGCACTCCTTCACCGTCATCACCAAGAAGGGCTTTGCCAAGCCGCAGACCTGGGCCGAGCTCAACAAGCCCGAGGTCAAGATCGCCGTCGACATCGGCTCGACGCACGAGACGATCGCGCGCCGCTACTGTCCGAAGGCGAACATCCTCGGCTTCAAGAACCGCGACGAGGCGATCCTCGCGGTCGCGACCGGCCGCGCGGACTGCAATGTCTCGCTGGCGGTGCTCTCGGTCTCGACGTTGAAGAAGAATCCGAACCTCGGCGATCTCGCGATCCCGCGCCCGCTGCTGACGCTGCCGACCAACATGGGCATCCGCGCCGAGAGCGACCGCCGCTACAGGGATTTCCTGAGCGCCTGGGCCGACTACAATCGTTCGATGGGCCAGACCCGCGAATGGATGCTCAAGGGCTTCGAGGCGGTCGGCCTCACCGCGGACGACCTTCCGGGCGAAGTGCAGTTCTGA
- a CDS encoding NAD(P)-dependent oxidoreductase: protein MRALFVDANETLAAVTDKLLGIDNLPVAINRDPSIKPDDLPGLLGDSEIMIVDHTAVPTAIAAKCAKLKHIVFLGTGARSYMNPEELAERGIAVHTIKGYGDTAVAECAIALMWASARNFGEMDRGMREGNWLRRDAMQLTGKTLGLIGFGGIAAEAARMAAGCGMKVIAWNRTPKTHPGVEFVSLEKLLAESHVISLHLLLNDETKGFLSRERIAQMRPGSILINTARGAVVDEDAMLDALRSGHIAHAGLDVFTVEPLPAGHALTKLPNVTLSAHSAFRTPEASDNLIGAALDHCRRIIATGK, encoded by the coding sequence GTGCGCGCTCTATTCGTCGATGCGAACGAGACCCTGGCGGCGGTGACCGACAAGCTGCTGGGCATCGACAATCTGCCTGTTGCCATCAACCGCGATCCCTCGATCAAGCCCGACGATCTGCCCGGCCTGCTCGGCGATTCCGAGATCATGATCGTCGATCACACGGCGGTGCCGACCGCGATTGCCGCAAAGTGCGCCAAGCTGAAGCACATCGTCTTCCTCGGCACCGGCGCGCGCAGCTACATGAATCCGGAAGAGCTCGCTGAGCGCGGTATCGCCGTTCACACCATCAAGGGTTATGGCGACACGGCCGTCGCCGAATGCGCGATCGCGCTGATGTGGGCCTCCGCGCGAAACTTTGGCGAGATGGACCGCGGCATGCGCGAGGGCAATTGGTTGCGCCGCGACGCGATGCAGCTCACCGGCAAGACCCTAGGCCTGATCGGCTTCGGCGGCATCGCCGCGGAAGCCGCCCGCATGGCGGCGGGTTGCGGCATGAAGGTGATCGCCTGGAACAGGACACCGAAGACCCATCCCGGCGTCGAGTTCGTTTCGCTGGAGAAGCTGCTTGCCGAGAGCCACGTCATCTCGCTGCATCTGCTCCTCAACGACGAGACCAAAGGCTTCCTATCGCGAGAGCGCATCGCGCAGATGCGACCCGGCAGCATCTTGATCAACACCGCGCGCGGAGCCGTCGTCGACGAGGACGCGATGCTCGATGCGCTCCGCTCCGGTCACATTGCGCACGCAGGCCTCGACGTCTTCACCGTCGAGCCACTGCCGGCTGGCCATGCCCTGACAAAACTGCCGAACGTGACGCTGTCGGCGCATTCGGCGTTCCGCACGCCGGAGGCAAGCGACAACCTCATCGGTGCCGCGCTCGACCACTGCCGCCGCATCATCGCCACCGGCAAGTAA